The proteins below come from a single Vitis vinifera cultivar Pinot Noir 40024 chromosome 9, ASM3070453v1 genomic window:
- the LOC109123160 gene encoding LOW QUALITY PROTEIN: receptor-like protein 1 (The sequence of the model RefSeq protein was modified relative to this genomic sequence to represent the inferred CDS: inserted 2 bases in 1 codon), with protein MTLKERIKALNCRVFFRKLDLEAFRNLEILDLRLNGLCELKKLEELDLSRNSFEGILPPCLNNLTSLRLLDLSQNLLTGSISSSLIAGLSSLVYIDLSHNYFEGSFSFSSFANHSKLEVVEFTNDNNKFEIETEHSTWVPMFQLKVLIISNCNLNKLTGGIPKFLQYQYSLTVVDLSLNNLSGSFPYWLVENNXDLKFLNLRHNSFMGQIHLTCCPHIYLDWMDISDNLFNGQLQENIAQMIPQLSHLNLSKNGFEGNILSLIVQMSNLKELDVSGNDFSGEVPKQFFGGCHNLKVLKLSNNGFRGQIFSEYFNLTGLEYLHLDNNEFSGTLSDVITRSPLSLLDICNNYMSGEMPNWIRSLPSCENPQFLEHIHLQGNSIPKSIVALSNLRILLLGGNHLSGLIPNHLCQLTKISLMDLSNNSFSGSFPRCLGHFQFGETTTSDNVFAPSTQFGFGNGIHIYAGYLDRYFYINGDIYDEQDYKGDILNFMSGLDLSCNNLTGEIPRELGNLSSLHALNLSHNELHGIIPKGFSNLSQIESLDLSYNRLSGEIPSELTLLNF; from the exons ATGACCTTGAAAGAAAGGATAAAAGCATTAAACTGTCGTGTTTTCTTTCGGAAGCTAGATTTGGAAGCTTTCAGAAATTTGGAGATCTTAGATTTGAGGCTGAATG GCTTATGTGAACTGAAGAAGCTTGAAGAGTTAGATCTCAGTCGAAACTCCTTTGAAGGAATACTTCCACCATGTTTGAACAATTTGACATCTCTGAGATTATTGGATCTCTCTCAAAACCTACTCACAGGAAGCATCTCTTCTTCTCTGATCGCTGGCCTCTCATCCCTTGTATATATCGATTTGAGTCATAATTATTTTGAAGGTTCATTCTCATTCAGCTCATTTGCTAATCACTCTAAGCTAGAGGTGGTTGAATTTACAAATGACAACAACAAATTTGAGATTGAAACTGAACATTCAACTTGGGTTCCTATGTTTCAATTGAAGGTTCTGATAATATCAAACTGTAACCTTAATAAGCTCACTGGTGGTATTCCTAAGTTCCTTCAGTACCAATACAGTCTGACAGTAGTCGATCTCTCTCTCAATAACTTGTCTGGAAGCTTCCCCTATTGGTTGGTTGAGAACAA AGACTTAAAGTTTCTAAACCTAAGGCATAACTCTTTCATGGGTCAAATTCACCTGACATGTTGCCCCCATATCTATTTGGATTGGATGGATATCTCAGATAATCTGTTCAATGGGCAGCTTCAAGAAAATATAGCGCAGATGATTCCTCAGTTAAGCCATCTAAATCTATCAAAGAATGGCTTTGAAGGTAATATCCTATCATTGATAGTTCAAATGAGTAACTTAAAGGAATTGGATGTGTCTGGTAATGATTTCTCAGGAGAAGTACCAAAGCAATTTTTTGGTGGTTGTCATAATCTGAAGGTTTTGAAATTGTCGAATAATGGATTTCGGGGCCAAATATTTTCAGAATACTTTAACTTGACAGGATTAGAGTATTTGCATTTGGACAATAATGAGTTTTCAGGGACTCTATCAGATGTAATCACCAGAAGCCCTTTAAGTTTGCTGGACATCTGCAACAACTACATGTCTGGTGAGATGCCAAACTGGATAC GTTCTCTTCCTTCTTGTGAGAACCCACAGTTTTTAGAGCATATACATTTGCAAGGAAACAG CATTCCCAAGTCAATTGTGGCACTTTCCAACCTAAGAATTCTTCTGCTTGGAGGAAACCATTTAAGTGGCCTGATTCCAAATCACCTATGCCAATTGACCAAAATAAGTTTGATGGATCTATCGAACAACTCTTTTTCTGGGTCATTCCCTAGGTGTTTGGGGCATTTCCAATTTGGGGAGACAACCACCAGTGATAATGTGTTTGCGCCATCAACTCAGTTTGGTTTCGGGAATGGAATTCATATATATGCAGGTTACCTAGACAGATATTTCTACATCAATGGTGATATATATGATGAACAAGAT TATAAAGGTGACATTCTTAACTTCATGTCTGGATTGGATTTGTCATGCAACAACTTAACCGGTGAAATCCCTCGTGAACTGGGAAACCTAAGTTCGCTTCATGCACTAAACTTGTCTCACAATGAGTTGCATGGCATCATCCCGAAAGGGTTTTCAAACCTCTCTCAAATAGAGAGCTTAGATCTTTCTTACAATAGATTGAGTGGTGAAATTCCTTCAGAATTGACCCTACTAAATTTTTAA
- the LOC104882272 gene encoding uncharacterized protein LOC104882272, producing the protein MQKTGSRKPIDRWVLWKLARLKKGEYDEVTRPVVEKIDELTKAVEEGKITCVGQKDILTLALGTLEHPGRVRGKGGKKKSKQFFNTPKPTKTLEEEECQRMLMEKVKSLEEEIIALKAGKKEPLTPRSEVSSTNIRKQLLQHEEIGGKTHDSAHVENLSAQGTRKASPLTQVYKCKLALETEDNIVAYGTYLRDS; encoded by the exons atGCAAAAGACAGGTTCGAGGAAACCTATTGATAGATGGGTCTTGTGGAAGCTAGCAAGATTGAAAAAAGGTGAATATGATGAAGTTACGAGGCCTGTAGTGGAAAAGATT GATGAGTTGACAAAGGCTGTTGAGGAAGGGAAGATCACATGTGTTGGCCAAAAGGATATCCTCACTTTAGCATTGGGTACATTAGAGCATCCTGGACGGGTtagaggaaaaggtggaaaaaaaaagtccaaaCAATTCTTCAACACACCAAAACCCACAAAAACTCTTGAAGAGGAGGAATGTCAAAGGATGTTAATGGAGAAAGTCAAGAGCTTGGAAGAGGAGATCATTGCTTTGAAAGCTGGAAAAAAAGAACCCCTCACACCCCGCTCTGAAGTGAGCAGCACAAacataaggaaacaattgttgCAACATGAAGAAATAGGAGGGAAGACTCATGATAGTGCTCATGTGGAGAACCTATCAGCACAAGGGACTCGAAAAGCTTCTCCACTAACTCAG GTTTATAAATGCAAATTAGCTCTTGAAACTGAAGATAACATTGTTGCATATGGAACTTATTTACGAGATTCATAG
- the LOC104877852 gene encoding uncharacterized protein LOC104877852, whose amino-acid sequence MKKIQASPKKIKYENPRDVQLFSKTVSAMLEGKPAPKVDFPINVFGMKFQTFLLTSEMNDVISAKELTMNCICFYIWRLHEHLDETLQEKIIFIHPGMVSKAGTIAPQIEKRARFIADRLIDSKLADLVFLPYNPRFHWVLAVIDLKSQIVYYLDSQLQQPYQDIKDIVNM is encoded by the exons atgaagaagatacaagcatccccaaagaaaatcaaatatgagaatccTAGAGATGTACAACTGTTTTCTAAAACAGTTTCAGCAATGTTGGAGGGTAAACCGGCACCCAAAGTTGACTTTCCAATCAATGTTTTTgggatgaaatttcaaactttccTCTTGACAAGTGAAATGAATGATGTAATTTCTGCAAAAGAGTTGACTATGAATTGCATATGTTTCTATATTTG GCGGTTGCATGAACATCTGGATGAGACACTACAggagaaaattatatttattcatcCAGGAATGGTGTCCAAGGCTGGAACAATAGCCCCACAAATTGAAAAAAGAGCAAGGTTCATTGCTGATCGCCTAATTGACTCTAAATTGGcagacttggtttttcttccatATAACCCAAG GTTTCATTGGGTTTTGGCTGTAATTGACCTCAAATCACAAATAGTCTACTATTTAGACTCACAATTGCAACAGCCATACCaagatataaaagatattgtgaACATGTAA